The following proteins are co-located in the Malus sylvestris chromosome 13, drMalSylv7.2, whole genome shotgun sequence genome:
- the LOC126595496 gene encoding uncharacterized protein LOC126595496, whose translation MQSVPTFGMSYGHGYQTHQHPQFNVNEDAWGYQGYDQPSNNMFSNAYNSAWRDHSNYMWGEPQQFQQDGYWQPYEEFYSRPMQPPQHPPQQFQSNQSMPMNYNEILEGLISVAQGLRKEEQLPPSEEFYQWPYEPSQPPQQSTQFNSGTSLDNDTLNKLLTSLNQGVENQNQEMQDRVKRLDELDMQVGQIVEFMAQIRDQSELSNSNIANSKAKSEIDEAITLEGDMKDEAVPEPSKHSPNMDELLLQAEEEEDDLGSLEEFLLQAPQIPMSSNSGEEVLNSLHSNIIPPNVLCPCRFLIPNIKESEKDIVEALPKVQSDIPILGAPKQVPEGIETFKEPCTPRKEIQENEVVEAYQEYIQEAVHETIKPKAAEFDDTGQATTIIVNLAKFKVPEMFTDVVFVIEFVSEKESKPSSPILILIYTNMFLILMIQAPTLEFKPLPNHFKYHLPLKDKFHALEPMGV comes from the coding sequence atgcaaagtgtccctacatttggcaTGTCCTATGGGCACGGATATCAAACTCATCAACATCCTCAATTCAATGTGAacgaagatgcttggggttatcaaggctatgatcaaccaagcaacaacatgttttccaacgcttacaattcggcttggagagatcattcaaattatatgtggggggaacctcaacaattccaacaagatggatattggcagccatatgaggagttctattcaagacctatgcagccaccacagcatcccccacaacaattccaatcaaatcaaagtatgcccatgaattataatgaaattcttgaaggaCTAATTTCTGTGGCGCAGGGTTTAcgaaaagaagaacaattgccgccatcagaagagttctatcagtggccatatgaaccgtcacagccaccacaacaatcaacccaattcaattcaggtacgtccttggataatgatacacttaataagttactcacctctttgaatcagggagtagaaaatcaaaaccaggaGATGCAAGACCGAGTCAAAAGATTGGACGAATTGGATATgcaagttgggcagattgtggaattcatggcacaaattcgagatcaaagtgaactttccaactcaaacattgcaaattcaaaggcaaaaagtgaaatcgatgaagccatcaccttggaaggtgacatgaaggatgaagctgtcccagaaccatccaaacacagcccgaacatggatgaattgctgctgcaagcagaagaggaggaggacgacctgggcagtttagaagaattcttgctgcaagctcctcaaatccctatgtcatccaactcaggtgaggaagttctaaattcacttcattctaacattattccaccgaatgtcctttgtccttgcaggtttttgattccaaatatcaaagagagtgaaaaagacattgtggaagctcttccaaaggtgcaaagtgatatcccaattcttggtgcaccaaaacaagttcccgagggtattgaaacgttcaaagaaccttgcacaccaagaaaagagattcaagaaaatgaagtggttgaagcatatcaagaatacatccaagaggctgtgcatgagacaatcaagcccaaagcagctgagtttgatgacacgggacaagccacaaccatcatagtaaacctggccaagttcaaagtcccggaaatgttcacagatgtggtgtttgtcattgagtttgtgtcggaaaaagaaagtaagccatcttctccaattttaattttaatttatactaacatgtttctgattttgatgattcaggcacccactcttgaatttaaaccattgccgaatcatttcaagtatcacctcccattaaaagataaattccatgctttggagccgatgggagtttaa